TCATCAGTCGCGATGGTCGGGCGACCCCCGTCATCGCCCTGTGCCCCGGATTCCATCCCCGGCCGCCCGGGACCACGAGGAGAGCTGTACGGCCCTTCTCCCGTGTCCGGCGTCGCGGTACCGGTCCGGGTGTCGCACCGTGGGGTCCGCCTTCTCCCGCTGCCGGTCGGCAAGGGTTCCTCCCTTCTCCTCCTGCTGCGGGAATCCGTCCCGCCACGGCAGGCACGGACACCGGAACCGGCCCCCGCTCATCGCCCCGAACTCCGAAAGGTCGCACCGTCATGACAGACACGCGGATCGCCAAGCTCCACGGCCGCAGGGTGTGGGACTCGCGCGGCCGGCCGACCGTCGAGGTCGAGGTCCACCTAGCGGACGGCGCGATCGGGCGGGCCATCGCACCCGCGGGGGCCTCGACGGGCCAGGGCGAGGCACTCGACCTGCGCGACGGCGGCGACTCTTTCGGTGGACTCGACGTCCGGCGCGCGGTGGCGTCGGTCAACCGTGAGATCGCGCCCGCTCTGCTGGACCTCGACGCGGCCGACCAGGAGGCCGTCGACCGCCTTCTGGTGGACCTGGACGGGACCCCCGACCGCGGCCGTCTCGGCGGCAACGCGATCGTGGCCACGTCCATGGCGGTCCTGCACGCCGGCGCCGCTTCGGCGGACGTACCACTGTGGCAGCACCTGGCGGGCGGACGGCCGGTCCGCATCCCGCTGCCGGAGATCCAGATCTTCGGCGGCGGCGCCCACGCGGACCGCCGCGTCGACGTCCAGGACTTCATGGTGGTCTGCCCAGCGGCGCGGAGCTTCTCCGAGGCACTGGACTGGACGGCGGAGATCTATCGGGCGGCCGGGAGCCTGATGCGCGCCGCCGGCAAGGCTCAGGGCGTCGCCGACGAAGGCGGCTTCTGGCCCGCCTTCGACTCCAACGAGGAAGCGCTGGAGACGCTGAGCCTCGCCATCGAGAGCGCGGGGTTCGCCCCCGCCACCCAGGTCGGTATCTCGTTGGACGTCGCGGCCTCGCAGTTCGGCAGTGCGGGCAAGTACACCCTGGCCCTGGACGACCGCACACTGGACACCGAGGCGCTGATCGACATGCTGAGCGGCTGGATCAGGCAGTACCCGATCCTGTCCGTCGAGGACCCGGTGGGTGAGGACGACCACGACGGAATGCTGGAGTTCACCCGGCGCCACGGCCGCAACTGCCAAGTGATCGGCGACGACTACCTCGTCACGAACGCCAAGCGGGTGGAGGCCGCGGCCACCGGCGGAGCGGTGAACGCCGTCCTCATCAAGCCGAACCAGGCCGGCACGGTCACGGAGGCGTTCCAGGCCCTGCGGGCCGGAAAGGAGGCGGGCTTCGGCACGATCGTCTCGGCCCGTTCCGGAGAGACCGAGGACATCACCATCGCCCATCTGAGCGTCGGCTGGGACGCCGGCCAGCTGAAGGTGGGATCCTTCACCCGCTCCGAGCGCATGGCGAAGTGGAACGAGGTTCTGCGCATCGAGGAGTCCCTCGGTGATTCCGCCGAATTCAGCGGCTGGTCCGCGTTCCCTTTCGCTGACCCCGCGTCCT
This region of Streptomyces caelestis genomic DNA includes:
- the eno gene encoding phosphopyruvate hydratase, with protein sequence MTDTRIAKLHGRRVWDSRGRPTVEVEVHLADGAIGRAIAPAGASTGQGEALDLRDGGDSFGGLDVRRAVASVNREIAPALLDLDAADQEAVDRLLVDLDGTPDRGRLGGNAIVATSMAVLHAGAASADVPLWQHLAGGRPVRIPLPEIQIFGGGAHADRRVDVQDFMVVCPAARSFSEALDWTAEIYRAAGSLMRAAGKAQGVADEGGFWPAFDSNEEALETLSLAIESAGFAPATQVGISLDVAASQFGSAGKYTLALDDRTLDTEALIDMLSGWIRQYPILSVEDPVGEDDHDGMLEFTRRHGRNCQVIGDDYLVTNAKRVEAAATGGAVNAVLIKPNQAGTVTEAFQALRAGKEAGFGTIVSARSGETEDITIAHLSVGWDAGQLKVGSFTRSERMAKWNEVLRIEESLGDSAEFSGWSAFPFADPASFASRP